A region from the Mesorhizobium sp. J8 genome encodes:
- a CDS encoding TonB-dependent siderophore receptor, whose protein sequence is MPKRSTTWRRGLSLLAGSAILGHTWPAIAQDGGGATVLDRIEVTAESDEILKQDGYVAKKDRIGTKTDTPIAKIPQAVSVVTQKQIEDQKPRTLNDALGYTASANPNSFGFDTRYDAFFLRGFQAFYNGMFRDGLRQYNGPSAWFKTEPYGIEGVTILKGPASSLYGVSGPGGIVNVVTKRPKDEPFHEIELLAGEHNRFRAALDASGPVNDDGSILYRFTSLGRLSETGLPAYPDDKLYLAPAVTFKPDEDTKLTILGEYSKSVTGGTAAFYNSAYGVLSNVYEGDPAWNDFTQDQGRIGYEFEHRFNDWLTVRQNLRYNAVDSDIEYSGHYSIGADQPLERYWGHYTETMKNFVVDNMAQLEFDTGPVRHTAIAGIDYAWSDYDAGSGLSYVSVEDIKAAPVPHSGGQEMNQLGVYLHDQMEWNDFTLFTSGRYDWVDTTSTAADFSQSKQKDSAFSGRVGLSYRTEWGIIPYVNYSTSFSPNIGFVYDDVSSSVSRVARPTIATQKEIGVKYEIPDHNATVSAALFDIDQKDGVVFDASTGINKQRQLDLNSRGVELEANASLDNGFSVIASYTYLRVKIERGAEGTDGKELSATPNHILSLWGHYQFENGTLEGLGLGAGVRFAGASYGDDTNSFKNDARAFVDASLSYDFGYRNPKLEGVKLQINAKNLFDNRQTICSAGYCYRDEGRSLFGSLRYRF, encoded by the coding sequence CATTGCTGGCGGGCAGCGCCATCCTCGGCCACACCTGGCCGGCGATTGCGCAGGATGGCGGCGGCGCCACCGTTCTCGACAGGATCGAGGTGACCGCCGAGAGCGACGAGATCCTGAAGCAGGACGGCTATGTCGCCAAGAAGGACCGCATCGGCACCAAGACCGACACGCCGATTGCAAAAATCCCGCAGGCGGTTTCGGTTGTCACGCAGAAGCAGATCGAGGACCAGAAGCCGCGGACGCTGAACGATGCGCTGGGCTATACGGCCAGTGCCAATCCAAACAGCTTCGGTTTCGACACGCGCTACGACGCCTTCTTCCTGCGCGGCTTCCAGGCCTTCTACAACGGCATGTTCCGCGACGGGCTGCGCCAGTACAACGGCCCTTCCGCCTGGTTCAAGACGGAACCTTACGGCATCGAGGGCGTCACCATCCTGAAGGGACCGGCCTCCTCGCTTTACGGCGTCAGCGGTCCGGGCGGCATCGTCAACGTCGTCACCAAGCGCCCCAAGGACGAGCCGTTCCACGAGATCGAACTGCTGGCCGGCGAGCACAACCGCTTCCGGGCGGCGCTCGACGCCTCCGGGCCGGTCAATGACGACGGCAGCATCCTCTACCGCTTCACCAGCCTCGGCCGCCTGAGCGAGACTGGCCTGCCCGCCTACCCCGACGACAAGCTCTATCTGGCGCCGGCCGTCACTTTCAAGCCGGACGAGGACACCAAGCTCACCATCCTCGGCGAATATTCGAAGTCCGTCACCGGCGGCACAGCGGCTTTCTACAATTCCGCCTATGGCGTGCTGTCGAACGTCTATGAAGGCGATCCGGCCTGGAACGATTTCACCCAGGATCAGGGGCGCATCGGCTACGAGTTCGAGCACCGCTTCAACGACTGGCTGACCGTGCGCCAGAACCTGCGCTACAACGCCGTCGATTCGGACATCGAATATAGCGGCCATTACTCGATCGGCGCCGATCAGCCGCTTGAGCGCTACTGGGGCCACTACACCGAGACGATGAAGAACTTCGTCGTCGACAACATGGCGCAGCTTGAATTCGACACCGGTCCGGTACGGCACACAGCGATCGCCGGCATCGACTATGCCTGGTCGGACTATGACGCCGGCAGCGGGCTCTCCTATGTCTCTGTCGAGGACATCAAGGCCGCCCCCGTTCCCCATTCCGGCGGGCAGGAGATGAACCAGCTCGGCGTCTACCTGCACGACCAGATGGAGTGGAACGATTTCACTCTCTTCACCAGCGGCCGCTACGACTGGGTCGACACCACCTCCACCGCGGCCGATTTCAGCCAGTCGAAGCAGAAGGACAGCGCCTTCTCCGGCCGCGTCGGCCTGTCCTACCGGACCGAATGGGGCATCATCCCCTATGTCAACTATTCGACCTCGTTCTCTCCCAACATCGGCTTTGTTTATGACGACGTATCGAGTTCCGTCAGCCGCGTCGCCCGCCCGACCATCGCCACGCAGAAGGAGATCGGCGTCAAATACGAGATCCCCGACCACAACGCGACGGTCAGCGCCGCGCTGTTCGACATCGACCAGAAGGACGGTGTCGTCTTCGACGCCTCCACCGGCATCAACAAACAGCGCCAGCTCGACCTAAACTCGCGCGGCGTCGAGCTGGAAGCCAATGCCTCGCTCGACAACGGCTTCAGCGTCATCGCCTCCTACACTTATCTGCGCGTGAAGATCGAACGCGGCGCCGAAGGCACCGACGGCAAGGAACTGTCGGCGACACCGAACCACATTCTGTCGCTCTGGGGTCATTACCAGTTCGAGAACGGCACGCTTGAAGGGCTCGGGCTCGGCGCGGGCGTGCGTTTCGCCGGCGCGAGCTACGGCGACGACACCAATAGTTTCAAGAACGACGCGCGCGCCTTCGTCGATGCCTCGCTGTCCTACGATTTCGGCTATCGCAACCCGAAGCTCGAAGGCGTGAAGCTGCAGATCAACGCCAAGAACCTGTTCGACAACCGGCAGACGATCTGCTCGGCCGGCTATTGCTACCGCGACGAAGGCCGCTCGCTGTTCGGCAGCCTGCGCTATCGCTTCTGA
- a CDS encoding MFS transporter: MSVSVSNRAASSPAAIVAAIGGLYVAQSVIGGITWTGLPAVMREQGLPLDRIGLLTLIALPWALKFLWSPAVERYRLPPTGRNQTGAIVLIGGLVSIAGLLAVAQFGPAAFWPVVACLTVVAFAASTVDIACDGFAVQNLAGKNLGWGNAAQVGGAYLGSAIGAGLFLYLVEIHGWRAAVSAMASLLVLLGLPFLLGIATKAREEVREHVPALTAALRRPQIRRGLAASAIYVLAQKAALTMLGPFLVDAGLSLSAIGLVNGAGSMILGVAAALAGGALVRWLGTRSVLVLALILQAGSLFILAAFALSGIFPAGPLAAVAMLSSSAIMALGFVALYAQFMRWSDPRQAGVDFTLFQCMDALVSMAGGILAGYAAQHLGYGVLFGGAGVVALLAAPAIAMVSDRG; the protein is encoded by the coding sequence ATGTCGGTCTCCGTCTCGAACCGGGCCGCCTCGTCGCCGGCCGCCATCGTCGCTGCGATCGGCGGTCTTTACGTGGCGCAGAGCGTGATCGGCGGCATCACCTGGACGGGTCTCCCGGCCGTCATGCGCGAGCAGGGCCTGCCGCTCGACCGCATCGGCCTGCTCACCCTGATCGCCCTGCCCTGGGCGCTGAAGTTCTTGTGGTCGCCGGCGGTGGAGCGCTACCGGCTTCCGCCGACAGGCAGGAACCAAACCGGCGCGATCGTCCTCATCGGCGGCCTCGTTTCCATCGCCGGACTGCTGGCCGTCGCCCAGTTCGGCCCCGCCGCCTTCTGGCCCGTCGTCGCCTGCCTGACGGTGGTAGCCTTTGCAGCCTCGACGGTCGACATCGCCTGCGACGGTTTTGCGGTGCAGAACCTTGCCGGCAAAAATCTCGGCTGGGGCAATGCCGCCCAGGTCGGCGGCGCCTATCTCGGCTCCGCGATCGGCGCCGGCCTGTTCCTCTATCTCGTCGAAATCCACGGCTGGCGCGCGGCAGTGTCGGCGATGGCCTCGCTGCTTGTTCTGCTCGGCCTGCCCTTCCTGCTCGGCATCGCCACCAAAGCGCGTGAGGAAGTGCGCGAACACGTTCCCGCGCTCACTGCAGCATTGCGGCGCCCGCAGATACGCCGCGGCCTGGCGGCGTCGGCGATCTACGTACTGGCGCAGAAGGCGGCGCTGACCATGCTTGGCCCGTTTCTGGTCGATGCCGGGCTCAGCCTTTCCGCGATCGGCCTGGTCAACGGCGCCGGCAGCATGATCCTTGGCGTCGCGGCAGCACTTGCCGGCGGTGCTCTCGTGCGATGGCTGGGCACGCGCAGCGTGCTTGTGCTCGCGCTCATCTTGCAGGCCGGATCGCTGTTCATCCTCGCCGCCTTCGCGCTTTCCGGCATTTTCCCGGCCGGTCCGCTGGCGGCTGTCGCGATGCTGAGTTCTTCCGCCATCATGGCGCTCGGCTTCGTGGCGCTCTACGCGCAGTTCATGCGCTGGTCGGATCCGAGGCAGGCAGGCGTCGATTTCACGCTTTTCCAGTGCATGGACGCGTTGGTCAGCATGGCCGGCGGCATCCTGGCCGGCTATGCG